Proteins co-encoded in one Carassius gibelio isolate Cgi1373 ecotype wild population from Czech Republic chromosome A15, carGib1.2-hapl.c, whole genome shotgun sequence genomic window:
- the LOC128028988 gene encoding C3a anaphylatoxin chemotactic receptor-like — translation MENTSFEAQNMTRVTAHPTTIQIVGMIFLACIFIATFAVGLIGNGLVIFLTGCRMKTTVNSILFLNLAIADFTFLLSTVLIIFLILAQGQLGKITNNVFSFIYRLNLFASIFSLVVISLDRCLCTWLVVWARNKRTTLKAKIICIIVWVSSIGFSIPFFTVHMFTPASVVTYHFTVGFLIPFLIIASSYTAIGVRIKRLKGGKHLRTYRGIITVTLAFFICWFPFHVCHFYAVTAVGNNSIVAVLLTAMIVSTYLVYLNSCLNPILYVFMCDEYKKKLKQSLLLVLETAFAEDHLDFKADAKERGHENSTELLDM, via the exons ATGG AAAACACCAGTTTTGAAGCTCAAAACATGACCAGAGTAACAGCACATCCCACCACTATCCAGATTGTGGGAATGATCTTTCTTGCATGCATTTTCATTGCTACCTTTGCAGTTGGTCTCATTGGAAATGGGCTTGTAATATTTCTGACTGGCTGCAGAATGAAGACGACCGTCAACTCCATTCTGTTTCTCAACTTAGCGATTGCAGACTTCACCTTCCTGCTGTCTACAGTcttaattattttcttaattttggcCCAGGGTCAATTAGGTAAAATAACTAACAATGTATTTTCCTTTATATACAGACTAAATCTGTTTGctagtattttctctcttgtagTCATCAGTCTGGACCGATGCCTGTGCACATGGTTGGTTGTTTGGGCTAGAAATAAACGAACTACACTTAAAGCCAAGATCATCTGCATAATTGTGTGGGTTTCATCCATCGGCTTCAGCATTCCTTTCTTTACAGTTCATATGTTTACTCCTGCGTCTGTGGTCACATATCATTTTACAGTGGGCTTTCTCATCCCCTTTCTGATCATTGCATCTTCATACACAGCTATTGGAGTACGAATCAAACGCCTCAAAGGGGGAAAGCATCTCAGGACATACAGGGGCATTATAACTGTAACTCTGGCTTTTTTCATATGTTGGTTTCCATTCCATGTTTGCCATTTTTATGCAGTAACTGCAGTAGGAAATAACAGTATTGTTGCTGTATTGTTGACAGCAATGATTGTCAGTACCTACCTGGTTTATCTCAACAGCTGTCTGAACCCCATTCTCTATGTGTTCATGTGTGATGAGTATAAGAAGAAGCTTAAACAGTCTCTGCTGCTGGTGCTGGAGACGGCTTTTGCTGAAGATCATCTGGACTTTAAGGCAGACGCAAAAGAACGAGGACATGAAAACTCAACTGAACTGTTGGATATGTAG